GGGACTCATGTGAGTCCCCTTTTCTTTATGTTATATGGTACTATTTGTCAGCTTCTTCAGAATAATCTAAGCTTGCTAGACGTTTATATTGTCTCCATCTCTTTTGAGAGTCTTTTTGGTTTTGTTTGAATAATCTGTCAGCAGCAGCTGGGTTAGTTTTCTTCAATGACATATATCTAGTTTCACCCATTAGGTAATCTTGATATAGTTCCCATTTAGGTTCTTTACAGTCTATTTGAAGAGGGTTCTTTCCTTCAGCTTCTAATGCAGGATTGTATCTGAATATTGGCCAGTATCCGCATTCTGTAGCTAACTTCATTTCTAATTGAGATTTATCCATACCTTTTTTAACTCCGTGGTTAATACAAGGTGCATAAGCAATTATAATTGAAGGTCCTTTGTGAGCTTCTGCTTCTTGGATAGCTTTCAAGTATTGTTGTTGGTTAGCTCCCATAGAAACTTGTCCAACATAGATGTGTCCATAGCTCATGCAGATAGCTGCAAGGTCTTTTTTCTTAATTGGTTTTCCTGCTGCAGCGAATTTAGCAACTGCTCCTGTAGGAGTTGCTTTAGAAGCTTGTCCTCCAGTATTTGAGTAAACTTCTGTATCCATAACGATTACGTTGATATCTTCGTTAGTTGCAAGAACGTGGTCTAATCCACCATAACCGATGTCATATGCCCATCCGTCTCCACCGATGATCCATTGAGATTTTTTAACAAGATATTGTTTTAATCCCATGATTTCTTTTGCATATTCTTCATTAGATTTTTCTAATATAGCTATAATCTTAGGAGATACTTCTCTAGTTGCAGCAGCATATGCTCTTCCTTCTATCCATTTTTGGAATAGATCTTTTAATTCAGGAGATACTGTATCCATATTCTTTTCCATTACATGTTGAATTCTATCTCTTAAAGCTTCAACACCTATATGCATACCAAATCCATACTCAGCGTTGTCTTCAAATAGAGATGAAGCCCATGATGGTCCTTCTCCATTACAGTTTTTAGTATATGGAGTTGATGGAGCAGATCCACTGTATACTGATGAACATCCTGATGCGTTAGAAGCCATCATTCTGTCTCCGAATAATTGAGAAATAACTTTCAAGTAAGGAGTTTCTCCACATCCTGGACAAGCACCATTGAATTCAAATAGTGGTTGACAGAATTGAGATCCTTTTACTGTTGAAGTTGATAATCTATCATTTTTGTATGATACTTTTCCATATAAGTAAGTAGCTTTAACGTCTTCTTTGCTTTCAATTGATTCAGCAAGAGGTTTCATGATTAAAGCTTTCTTAGGAGCTGGACATACGTTAGCACATGATCCACATCCAACACAGTCAAGTGGAGTAACTTGCATTCTGTATGTTACATCTTCTAATCCTTTTCCAATAGCTTTAACTGTAGTTAATTCTACTGGTGATGCATCTTTTTCTTCCTTAGTAATTAAGAAAGGTCTGATAGCAGCATGTGGACATACGAATGAACATTGGTTACATTGGATACAGTTTTCAGGTTGCCAAACTGGTACGTTAACTGCAACTCCTCTCTTTTCGAATGAAGCAGTTCCGTTTTCAAATGTTCCATCTTCTCTTCCATTAAATGCTGATACTGGAAGTTCATTTCCTTTTAGTGCTCCTATTGGATTAACGATATCTTTTACGAAGTTAGTTAGTACTTCAGTTTTACAGTTACATGTATCGTTTTCTACAGCTTCTACTTTCTTTTCTTCAACTGGTAAGTTAGCCCAAGCTGGATCAACTTCAATTTCAACGATTCCTGAAGCTCCCATATCTATAGCTTTATAGTTTAATTGAACTATGTCGTCACCTTTTTTACCATAAGATTTTAAAGCATAGTCTTTCATATATTGTTGTGCTTCTTCAAATGGAATAATTTCAGCTAATTTGAAGAATGCAGCTTGCATTATTGTATTAGTTCTTCTTCCTAATCCAATTTCTTCAGCAAGTTTAGTAGCGTTGATTATAAATAATTTAGCTTTTGCTTTAGCTAAGTCTCTCTTAACGTTGTTAGGAATTAGACGAATTGCTTCTTCTTTATCCCAAATACAGTTTAGTAGGAATTTTCCTCCTTCTTTGATACCTGAAGTCATATCATAGTGATATAAGTATGAAGGAACTGAACATGCTACGAAGTTAGGACTTGAAACTAAATATGTAGATTTAATAGGGTTCTTACCAAATCTTAAGTGAGATCTAGTAACTCCTCCTGATTTTTTAGAGTCATATGCGAAGTATCCTTGTGCATATAAATCAGTTTTATCTCCGATAATTTTGATTGAGTTTTTGTTTGCTCCAACTGTACCGTCTGCTCCTAATCCATAGAATAGACAAGCTTTTGTAGATGGATCAGCAACTGGTAAAGTTTCTCCAACTTCTAGTGAAGTGAATTTAACGTCATCAATGATACCAACTGTAAAGTTATCTTTTGGTTGGTCTTGTTTTAAGTTATCTAAAGCAGCTTTGATTTGAGCTGGAGTAGTATCTTTAGAAGAAAGTCCATATCTTCCACCAACGATTACTGGTGCATTTTCTCTACCATAGTAGATTCCTCTTACATCTAGTAATAATGGTTCTCCTGGAGCTCCTGGCTCTTTAGTTCTTTCCATTACTGCAATTTTTTCAACTGTTTTAGGCATTTCTTTAAAGAAGTATTCTCTAGAGAATGGTCTGTATAGGTGAACTGTTAATAATCCAACTTTTTCACCTTTTGCTGCTAAGTATTCAACTGTTTCTTCTGCAGCTTGACATATAGATCCCATAGCTACAATTACACGAGTTGCATCTTTAGCTCCTGTATATTTAAATGGTTTATAAACTCTTCCTGTTTCTTTAGAAATTTCTTCCATATAGTGAGCAGCGATATCAGGTACTGCATCATAGAATTTGCTTTGTGCTTCTCTTGTTTGGAAGTAAATGTCGTCGTTTTGAGCTGTACCTCTAGTAACTGGATGTTCTGGGTTTAAAGCTCTGTCTCTGAATTCTTGAATTGCTTTGTAGTCAACTAATCTCTTACATACATCGTAATCCATCAATTCAATTTTTTGAATTTCGTGTGAAGTTCTGAATCCATCAAAGAAGTGTAATACTGGAACTCTTGATTTAATAGCAACTAAGTGTGCTACTGTACCTAAGTCCATAGCTTCTTGAACTGATCCACTGGCAATCATAGTAAATCCAGTTTGTCTAGCTGCATATATATCTTGGTGGTCACCAAAGATTGATAGAGCTTGAACTGAAAGTGATCTTGCTGATACATGAATAACTCCTGGTAATAATTCTCCTGCAATTTTGTACATGTTAGGAATTTTAAGTAGTAATCCTTGAGAAGCTGTATATGTAGTTGTTAGTGCACCTGCTTGAAGAGATCCATGAACTGATCCTGCAGCTCCCCCTTCTGATTGTAGCTCAACTAATTTTACAGGAACATCAAAAATGTTTTTCATTCCTTTAGAAGCCCATTCATCAACATACTCTGCCATAGGTGATGATGGAGTGATAGGATAGATCCCAGCAACTTCTGTAAATGCATAAGACGCATAAGCCGCAGCTGCGTTACCATCCATGGTTTTCATTACTTTTTTCATAATTTAACTTCCTCCTTTTACTAGTACCATTTCTTAACTTAACTTAAAAATATTTATCTACTAAAATATAAATATATTAAAAGTATATTTATAATAATTGTAGGCAATCACATTGTTACAAATATAATTTCAAACAACCCTCATACTGAAAAAGCGTATCACCAAATAATAATATTTTTCGTTATTTGGTGATACCTTTTCCTTAAATACTTTAAAAAAGACTTATGATCTTAATACATATTAGTATTATATCATATTTTTTATTCAAAATCTGCATTTTCTTCTAATTTTTCAGATACCGGAGTTTTATTGACAAATGCAAGAACTGCATCACTAATCTTAGGTATCATAATATAAACTATTGTTACTACCCCTAGTAACATTTGATACCAAAGTAATGGAATTAGTTGTGCTGGAGATACTCCATTTTGAGTAAATCCTAACAGAATTAACATCTGTGCCCCATATGGTATAGCTCCTTGTGCAATACATGAGAATATATCTAGAATAGCAGCACTTTCTCTTAAGTCTACGTCATATTTAACAGCTAATTGTTTAGCAATTTGACCATTAACAATTATGGCAACTGTGTTATTTGCAACAGCTATATCTGTAACTGTTACTAGCATACCAATTCCAAATTTTGCACTTTTCTTACC
The DNA window shown above is from Fusobacterium sp. DD2 and carries:
- the nifJ gene encoding pyruvate:ferredoxin (flavodoxin) oxidoreductase, producing the protein MKKVMKTMDGNAAAAYASYAFTEVAGIYPITPSSPMAEYVDEWASKGMKNIFDVPVKLVELQSEGGAAGSVHGSLQAGALTTTYTASQGLLLKIPNMYKIAGELLPGVIHVSARSLSVQALSIFGDHQDIYAARQTGFTMIASGSVQEAMDLGTVAHLVAIKSRVPVLHFFDGFRTSHEIQKIELMDYDVCKRLVDYKAIQEFRDRALNPEHPVTRGTAQNDDIYFQTREAQSKFYDAVPDIAAHYMEEISKETGRVYKPFKYTGAKDATRVIVAMGSICQAAEETVEYLAAKGEKVGLLTVHLYRPFSREYFFKEMPKTVEKIAVMERTKEPGAPGEPLLLDVRGIYYGRENAPVIVGGRYGLSSKDTTPAQIKAALDNLKQDQPKDNFTVGIIDDVKFTSLEVGETLPVADPSTKACLFYGLGADGTVGANKNSIKIIGDKTDLYAQGYFAYDSKKSGGVTRSHLRFGKNPIKSTYLVSSPNFVACSVPSYLYHYDMTSGIKEGGKFLLNCIWDKEEAIRLIPNNVKRDLAKAKAKLFIINATKLAEEIGLGRRTNTIMQAAFFKLAEIIPFEEAQQYMKDYALKSYGKKGDDIVQLNYKAIDMGASGIVEIEVDPAWANLPVEEKKVEAVENDTCNCKTEVLTNFVKDIVNPIGALKGNELPVSAFNGREDGTFENGTASFEKRGVAVNVPVWQPENCIQCNQCSFVCPHAAIRPFLITKEEKDASPVELTTVKAIGKGLEDVTYRMQVTPLDCVGCGSCANVCPAPKKALIMKPLAESIESKEDVKATYLYGKVSYKNDRLSTSTVKGSQFCQPLFEFNGACPGCGETPYLKVISQLFGDRMMASNASGCSSVYSGSAPSTPYTKNCNGEGPSWASSLFEDNAEYGFGMHIGVEALRDRIQHVMEKNMDTVSPELKDLFQKWIEGRAYAAATREVSPKIIAILEKSNEEYAKEIMGLKQYLVKKSQWIIGGDGWAYDIGYGGLDHVLATNEDINVIVMDTEVYSNTGGQASKATPTGAVAKFAAAGKPIKKKDLAAICMSYGHIYVGQVSMGANQQQYLKAIQEAEAHKGPSIIIAYAPCINHGVKKGMDKSQLEMKLATECGYWPIFRYNPALEAEGKNPLQIDCKEPKWELYQDYLMGETRYMSLKKTNPAAADRLFKQNQKDSQKRWRQYKRLASLDYSEEADK